Within Melospiza georgiana isolate bMelGeo1 chromosome 21, bMelGeo1.pri, whole genome shotgun sequence, the genomic segment taatttattgaCGTCATCTATCCCACACATCCACTTATGCACAATAAAAACACtgaaactgatttttctcttgCATCCACCTCCTGTGTCTGATATTCTGGTGGTAAGTGACAGATCTGTTGATCTAGCCTGAAATGTCTTAATTTCAGGGCAGTCACTTTGTTTTTTTAGGGGACAAGGGAATCAGAATTCTGCATTTATAAATATAACTAATGTACTTTCTGTacagcagaggcacagaaaaaACTGCTTTTCCATAGGCCACACCTTTTCCTTCACAGACCCTTCTCCCTTGTGCTTGTAGCCCTCTCCTTCCCCACAAACTCTTCTCCCTGCATGTACTCACTATGATattgctcagcagcaggaacatGGAGATCTCCCTCAAGAACTTCCTCCTCCAGTTCATCTTCTTGGGGGCAGTGAGGGACCTGACGAGGTCAGAAGTGTGCATGGCTTCCGTGCCAGGCGCCGCACTGGCGGCCAAGGTGGTGCCAGTGTCGGGCACCCGCAGGGACACGGCGTTGATGTTCACAAAGGTGAGCCCGTAGAGGTCCTTCTGGTGAGACTCGTGCTTGCAGTCCTCCTTGGGGGGCTGCCGGTGGAGGCCCTCGATGATGAAGACGTTCTGGAAGGTGTGCTGGGCGATCATGAGGAGGGCGTAGGTGAGGTTGAGTGCGCTGATAGTGTCCCTTGGCGTGCTGGCCACGATGGCCACAATGGAGTAGTAGGAAATGGCATATTGCCCCAAGGCTGCCCCCATTAGCAGGGCCACGTCCAGGGTCCTGGTGGGGTTCTTGTGCCGGTCCATGTCCCTCTTGTCAAAGCGGTAGATGACGGAGCCACCGATGCAGACAAGAGACATCAGGCTCAGACAAACAATGTTGAAGATGTAGTACATGGTGAGTGCTTGGCTCTTCTTGCTGGATTCAGTGCTGGAATTTACCTGCACCTCGTACAGGATGAGGACTCCCAAACCACTCACGAGGATGATGAGGCCCAACATGATGCCTACAAAGAAGGTCCTTCGGAAGAGCCTGAACTTCAGGCGCTGAATGTGGTGGGAGTGGTGGTCTATGAAGCGTCCAACGTTCTTCCACATGACATAGACCATGGCAGAGGCAAAGAGACTGTACTCAATGTTAAAAGGGTACAGCCAAAAGTAGCCATTTTTGAAGATCTGGCAGATTTGGCTGTTGCAATTGCATTCTTCAACTGAGCTGCTTCTCATTCCCACTGAAACAAGAGAAAACCAGAAAGGTGCCATGGTATTAAAACAAGGAACAAGATTTCTCCCTGAAGAACTGGATGTTTGGGGTCagtgaaaatcaaaacaaagaacaaaagaatATGTGACCACTTTAAAAACAAGGACACTTCACCCTCAGCTTTCTTGTGCCCAGGTTCTTTCTTAAAACGTTAACTGTTAGGttaaatctttctttttccttcccttcttcaACCCCATCCCATTTGTACAGAGTCTTCCACCTCTCTGACTCCTGTCTGACAGAGGTTAGGAAATGAACATCCATACTTGGCTTTTAACAAACCAGCCCTGACAAAGGTACCTCCAGCTCTAAACAGACCTTCTGAAAAGGGATAAAATCTGACTTGCTAGGGAACAATTTCTACCTGGTGGGATCTCTCCCTGGACCAGATGGCTTCGCAAAGAGGCAGATTACCTTTCAGGAGCCACCTGAAGATTTCCTCTGTCatgtttttcttcagctttgAATGTGCCTTGTGGACAGACTCATCTGTCACTGCTGACATCCACACAGCCAGGTTTGTAGTCAGCGTCAGCATCAAGCCACatctgcaggaggagaaggttTGTGACATTAAAGCAGTGGCTCTAGCCCATGTTTCTCCCATCCATGATTTGGGACTGTGGCATCTGCCTGAAGTGGTGTGAGGACTCCAATGGCCCAGGCTAGAAATCTTGATCCTTTCTTTGCTGCCCTCACTCTcttcctggttttttttgtccATGCTCATGAGAATTAGCAAGGCTTGATTCCCATTGTTGCTTTTGAAAGAGTTTCTCAATagtgaataaattaaaatatctgaaCTGGTCTCCAGCAGATCCAGTCTTGCAAAAGTGGACAAGATCTCATTTTAGCCTGAGTCTTGCCCACTGCATAGTTATCTTCcccagggaagaaaaaatcaaCTATGAATCATTATTTAAtgataattatttatttaatactATCTGCTTTGAGTAAtgcttgtattttttaattgaatcCCAACCCTGATATATCTACAGGTCATTAACCACAGCTGCTTGAGCCGGGATCTAAGTTTAGCTGGAGATTGAGCAGGTTTCGTTTTGGGCAGCATTAAGGGATTATCCCCTGGTTACACATTAGCTGTATGGGAGAGTACAGAACGCCCAGGTCTGCTGGGCCACTGGGGTTCAAGAGCAGCTGTGCTCACCTGGTAACGTTCAGGTGCACGTGGATGCAGTCTTTGGCAGAGACCCACAGGAAATATGtctgcagggaagagaaaaggagtTGTTACTCCCagcaaaacaagaaagcaaAGGACCCCTCTgaaggagggagagcagagcagagagcaaaCTGGAGCCTCTTTTGCTTGGGTCCATCTGGGCTCAGCCTCATAGTTCATGATGCTGGCCCTCTGCTGGAGGTTCTTTGCTCCCACTGCCATTGCTCTGCGCATGGCCAATCCTTGTTCTGTCTAAATTGTCCCTCTCTGATCTCTTCCCTCCTTGGCATTGTCCCAGAGCAGGGGGTCCTCTGTGTGGCCCCTCAAACTGCAAGGTAGCCCCTGCCTTGATTGCCCTTCTCCCCCTCTGTTCTTCATAGGCAAGGAGGCCTGGCTGGCTGGGGGCTTTTCAGAGTTTGTGACAAAAATGCCAACAAGTTTAAATCACTGCCATAGAGTGAGTTGAGTTGCCATAGATGGAAGCTGTTGGAGGGAGAAGATGTGGGCTGGGTGGGGGCTGAGTTAAGGCCTTGCATTTGCTGTGGGGGCAGCTGAACTAAATCCAAGAGATCAGAGCTCCTTCCACTGGTGCCTGTGTCTCTCTACTGCTCCCCAAGACAGAGCACAACCATCTCACCTGGACCACCACAAATATTGCCTGCACAATGGGGTAGATGATTTTGATTGCAGACAGGCAGCTGTAGAAGCTCGAGTAATATCCTATTTTGAACACATCCATGACAAGGCTGAAAATGGCAAATAGGATCAGGCCTCCTGTTGGGGAACAAAATTGTCTGTGGTTGGACAGATGTGTGCACATGGGCTAATGCAATGGatgagaggaagaagaggaaatgTTGTCATGAAGAGGCTTTGCTTCTACTGATGTTTTTCCTCTCCCAGCACCCAAATTATCTTGGCAGCAACAAAATCATACAATAATTTTAGCTGGAACTGATTTTCAATCAGCCTGGTATGCTGGGGCTAACAGCTCttgcaaaagcagcagaagagatCCTGGTGTAAGTTGCCAAGAGCCTTTGTGGATTCAGGGAGACCTGGCAGTGAATCCAGTGCAAGGACCAGGAGCTGACCTGAGGCAGGGCACGGTGCCATGTCCCAGTCCATCAGCAGGAAGAGGCTGTGCCCAGATCTTTGCTGCTTCCCTTGTAATAACAGATGCTCCCATGAGCTGTCCATCTCTAGCACCAGAGAAGGGCAGGATTTAGGGTCTGGAATTTGTatctcccctccagccccagcacctaCCTCTCAGCCAGATGGGCCCGGCGTGGGAGTCCTTGCCCAGGATGGCACCGGGGCACCGGGAGGTGCCGGCGAGGTAGAAGATGATCCAGATGATGACAATCAGCATCATGACTGTCAGCAGGAAGAAGACGTCGTAGTCGTGCACGGCGATCTTCTCGAAAGCGCCGCTGCTCACCAGCGTGcaggccagcagggccaggtgcACGGCCAGCAGGATGGAGAACATGCGGCCACCCTTCTTCCACACTTCCTTGGAGGCAGGAGTGGAGGGCGGCTGGTGGCTGAAGGCACTCTGGCTCGAAGCCAGGCCGGCTTTGTCGTCCTTGTGCCCGCAGCCcatgctgcaggggaggtgtCCGAGCTCGCTGTCCTTCTGCCCGGGCTCCTCGGTCATGGCTCAGCCAAGGCTCTGCCTCAGGTCAGAGCTGTTAAGAAGAGAGGCCCGTGAGTGAGAGGTGCATTTGGAACAGCCCAGCACACGTGATGAGCAGCACAGGATGTATTGCAGAGACAGGGAGTGCAAGAAGAAGGGTGAGCTGATTTTTAAACTTTCCCTTTCCTGGTTCCCTGACGACTTCTTTACTTCAGATGCTCTTGCTCGGGAAGATCCCAGGTCGGTTTAATGACGTGTCACACCACATTTACGTGTTTATTGATGTGAGAATTGGAAAAGCACCAAAAAGCACTCACAGGATCAAATACCCTGGGGCAAACAGCCAGTGTGGTTTAAATTCTAAATGTCACACACTAAATATTCAGAGAAATTGTTACACTTCCTTGCTGAAGAACAGGCCTCCAAAAGGTAAGAAACCCCCGAAAATCTTTGGACTATCACATCATAATTTGTAGCAGTTCCTGCAGGAAGGGTGTGAAATACTTGAGTTGTCACGCCCTCTAAAGCCCCCTTGCCTGTGCCAAGTTTGGCATTTCATTCATTCTCAGTGAAAAGCCTGAAATAAAGTGAATTAACCATTCAAACAAAGCCATTCCACCAACCTGTTTTGCTGCCTGGGATccaaatctctgctcctgccaggctgagaAGTTTCCCTGTTGCTGCAGCTTGGTCAGTTGAAGAATTTATACCTGTTGGGACGTCTCTGTGATTTATACCATATCTGGAGCTGacagcagggctttgtgggCTTCTCAGAGAAACTCATGTGATCCATTTTGTGCAATAGCTGATTTTGGGGAAGCTGGAAAGAGATGAGGAGATAAGGGTTATTTACCTAGCAAGAGCAAGAGTTGACAACACCGCTAAGCATGGCATGGACTGCTCGGTCACAGGGTCATGGCCACCACAGAGCAAGGCCACCCCACCAAATCCATCTCCCTACATGCATGAGGTCTCCTCCCCTGAGAGGAGATGGTTTAGGTGATGAACTTGTCTTTGGTGATGATTTTGTGCTTGGCTTTCTGCTCACTGGAGCAGAATAAACACTGTGCCCAACCCTGTGCTATTCAAATCAGTCCCCTCCATGCCTCGAAGGTTcttgaggaaaaggaagaaatttgcATTTGTACCTGTTCGGTGCCACAGTAACTTAATCCTTTCCCAGCCATGCTGTCATCAACGAGGAAGGTTTAGCACTAGAGAAGGACAGGATTTGGAGACTGGGATTTGTGGTCTCCTTTGCTGACGCAGTGCCTTTGATCTTTCAGGGTAGGATCACCTTTCTCTGGACCTTAATTCCTCTCCTTCTAAGGAGTAACCATGTCACAaaccacagggcagggatgatTCAAACCTTTGTCTGGTAAGGGAAGTTTCTGCTCGAGGTCCCTTTCACCCAGCTATGTTTTGTGCGGGAGCTATAGGAGTCCCGTGGCAGTTCTGGGTGGATGGGGACAAGTTTTAGTCCTTGAGATGCCTCATTTGGAGatgtctctgctgctgggactgagaaagcacagagctggggccaTTTGCTGTGTGTTTTCTCAGTCCCGTTCCTGCCCGCTTGTGTCCTTCTTGGCGCACTGCAGGACAGCAAAGTGGATTGTGATggggaagcagagctgaggatgccctgcccagcccagggacagcccctgtgtccctgccctgctgccaccagctgcaccagctctgccctgcctggcctCTGCCGAGCCACGGGATTCCTTTTGGGGTGAGTGGCTGATCTCCTCTCAGTCTGCAGCCTTTCCCAAGGGAAGCCCAGGCCTCCCACAAGTAAATCCCAGCTGATCGTGATGTTTTGCAGAGGCCAAAGGTTCAGAGGCCCCTCGGGCTAAAGGCGCTCGTTTACCGCGCTTCTTTTGTCCTTCCCAGCCAGCAACAGAGGAAAGAGTGTTCACTGCCTCGGGCAATGCTCCCAGTCCCCCTGGCAGCCACCGTACAACGCAACAAATTTAATTAGTAACAATACAAGAATCATGAAATAACGTCGGTAATGAATTGCAGACGTTACTGTGCTGCTTTTCACCCGCAGGGATTCCAGCATCAAAAGCCTCAGTGGCTACTGCGTCCCATCAGGCCTTGCCCAGGGAGGCTGAGCTGGTGCAAATGAACCTGTTGAGGTGAGCAAACCCCGCAGGCTCTGGCTCTGATGCActtccaggtgtccccaggctgaTGCTGTGTCAGCCACCCAGGGATTAATCACTGCAGCTTGCGTGGGTGCACCTGGCACTGCTTTAGGGCCACCCTCCTGTCTTggagcattttttttccccttacaaAAATAAGCTGCCTTTCTCATTTGCTTCCTCTCAGCTCATTCCCTCCAAGCCCCCCTGATGATGTCTTACACCCTTTCCCCAGTTTTCGACTCTCCTCCCATTTCTCACCCATCCCATGGCTCTGTCCACCCTCTCCAagccctgtgcctgtcccagggccatggtgacacacacacacacacacacagtcccGCCCCGGAGATCTCCTTTCCCAGGGTCAGGACATTACAGGTAAAATGAACAAGAGAGTAGCAGGAAATTCCTCCTCCACGTCAGCATGTCCCAGGGGATACAAAAATCCACCAATTCACCCTTGGGTGTTACGTATTGGGACAGCTTCGTGCTTCGGCCAGCACCCAGGCTTGGCTCCATCTTTCGGACAGCAGAGGGTGCCCGGGAACCGGGAACGCTGCGCTGGGGACGCTGCCTGGGGCTGTCCAACTCCCCGAGGGTTCACCAGCCGGGAATTCTGTGTCAGCACAAAAGACACCAGAGGCCAGACACTGCACCCACTGCACATCGCAGTGAAGTACCCAGTTACACacagggtttgggggtttttaagtctccagagagggaaaagagatgAGAAGGGGAATGTTTCCGGCCCTTACGAGTTTCCTTGGTTTATCAGATTCCTGTTGCACAGTTTGTTGTGCAGTTCCTTGGGAAGCAGAATTCTGTGGGTATAGGCAGGGTAGATTGGGGGGATAGGGATGGTAACTGGGTCTGCTGTTGTCTTCCTAGTGACACTAGGGAgagatataaataaataaataaataaataaataaatttgttttgttttgtggtttgttttg encodes:
- the OTOP2 gene encoding proton channel OTOP2, yielding MTEEPGQKDSELGHLPCSMGCGHKDDKAGLASSQSAFSHQPPSTPASKEVWKKGGRMFSILLAVHLALLACTLVSSGAFEKIAVHDYDVFFLLTVMMLIVIIWIIFYLAGTSRCPGAILGKDSHAGPIWLRGGLILFAIFSLVMDVFKIGYYSSFYSCLSAIKIIYPIVQAIFVVVQTYFLWVSAKDCIHVHLNVTRCGLMLTLTTNLAVWMSAVTDESVHKAHSKLKKNMTEEIFRWLLKVGMRSSSVEECNCNSQICQIFKNGYFWLYPFNIEYSLFASAMVYVMWKNVGRFIDHHSHHIQRLKFRLFRRTFFVGIMLGLIILVSGLGVLILYEVQVNSSTESSKKSQALTMYYIFNIVCLSLMSLVCIGGSVIYRFDKRDMDRHKNPTRTLDVALLMGAALGQYAISYYSIVAIVASTPRDTISALNLTYALLMIAQHTFQNVFIIEGLHRQPPKEDCKHESHQKDLYGLTFVNINAVSLRVPDTGTTLAASAAPGTEAMHTSDLVRSLTAPKKMNWRRKFLREISMFLLLSNIILWIMPAFGARPQFDNDTELNFYGDSMWPAIVDICLPFGIFYRMHAVASLLEVYIMS